In one Acidobacteriota bacterium genomic region, the following are encoded:
- a CDS encoding DUF2062 domain-containing protein → MSRFFPEGSTTSFGEAARAVLGLGDTPARTAAGAGLGVAIGLLPVVPFQTAIALLLAFLLRLNRPAVLAGTLIWQPFTAPAILAVAFAVGRILFPGPFAGGGDLAAFLLGAVLLSAAGGSGTALVAYIVLRRRARRNRPPSVLQSGGPA, encoded by the coding sequence GTGAGCCGCTTCTTCCCAGAGGGTTCGACCACTTCGTTCGGTGAGGCCGCGCGGGCGGTCCTCGGGCTCGGGGATACGCCGGCCAGGACGGCCGCCGGAGCGGGCCTGGGCGTGGCCATCGGTCTCCTGCCCGTGGTCCCCTTCCAGACGGCCATCGCACTCCTCCTGGCGTTTCTTCTCCGCCTGAACCGCCCGGCCGTGCTCGCGGGGACCCTGATCTGGCAGCCCTTTACGGCGCCGGCCATCCTGGCCGTCGCCTTCGCGGTGGGCCGAATCCTCTTTCCGGGTCCTTTCGCCGGAGGCGGTGACCTCGCGGCTTTCCTCCTGGGGGCGGTGCTCCTTTCGGCGGCCGGCGGGAGTGGCACGGCCCTGGTCGCCTACATCGTGCTGCGCAGAAGGGCTAGACGGAACCGCCCACCGTCCGTCTTACAGTCGGGAGGGCCGGCGTGA
- a CDS encoding sigma-70 family RNA polymerase sigma factor, which produces MKGGILRSLLRLAFGGDPEAFDQVVAGTRESLFWTVRRMTGRDAIADEVLQEAYLALWERGRAGLPEEPEAWLRRFCVNRAIDHLRREETRRVLPEPDVLDAFSVAPKAEQTLWTREVEDALAAALEVLPAHERAVFLLRFVEGLDFRAIASSLGVAESTVRNQAMQARRKVQRRLEERGISL; this is translated from the coding sequence GTGAAGGGGGGGATACTGCGGTCCCTTCTGAGGCTTGCCTTCGGCGGCGACCCCGAGGCCTTCGACCAAGTGGTGGCGGGCACGCGAGAGAGCCTTTTCTGGACGGTGAGGCGGATGACGGGACGGGATGCCATCGCGGACGAGGTCCTTCAAGAGGCCTACCTCGCGCTCTGGGAGCGGGGAAGGGCGGGGCTTCCCGAGGAGCCCGAAGCATGGCTCCGCCGGTTCTGCGTGAACCGGGCCATCGACCACCTCCGCCGGGAGGAGACTCGCCGTGTCCTCCCCGAGCCGGACGTCCTGGACGCCTTTTCGGTGGCCCCGAAGGCGGAGCAGACCCTTTGGACGAGGGAGGTCGAGGACGCATTGGCGGCGGCCTTGGAGGTCCTCCCCGCCCATGAAAGGGCCGTCTTCCTTCTGCGGTTCGTGGAGGGCCTGGACTTTCGGGCCATCGCCTCTTCCCTTGGGGTGGCCGAGAGCACCGTCAGGAACCAGGCCAT